TGATCGATAGTTGGGAATAGCTCCCAAAAGCAATATGTGCCTCAATCATCTTTCCATTCTTGTGATATGTAAATTTCTCAGGAAGATAAATCGCCAGCAATCGAAGTGCAGGTGGATAGATAAGTTTTGTTCCCCTATATCGATCTATATATCCATCTCTTATAAATACCTTTGTCATTTATCTCGGGGTATCACTTCTTCACCTTTAATTAAAGGTACTAACGGTTATTCCTGATCCATTAAGCTCCCTGCTTTAGCAACTTTCCATTAGCTAATTAAAGAACAGGCTAATTTTATGGCTTCACTTTTTCAAATTCATTTTTACTGATATTTATTGAGTAATCGATTATAAATTATGAACAATACTATTACTCCTCCTATACCAAGAGCTGCATGGTATGGGTCATGGTGATTCTGCCAAAGCTCCTTTAAAAATTCCATTAATACTTAATCGCTATTTACCACCACATACCAAGGTTTAAGTTCTTTGTATTTCTATTAACTCTATTACATGCAAGCTCACATTCGCTTAACTCTTTGACTGAGAGAGTGTTAATTATTCTTGCCATATCAATAGAAGATAATTCTCCATTAATGTTCCACTTAAGAGTAGTTTTACGTTGAGATGAGTTTGTTGATTTCTTCATCATGACTTTTAAGGTCAGGGATAATTTAATAGCATATTTATTTAGAATTCACAAAAAAAATGTAAAGTTTTTATAAGATAACGAATTAAATTTATTTATTAAACATCTAGAAAATCAAGCAACGGTGCAAGTAGCAAGCGTTTCATTTATTTACCTTTTAAACATTCATACTGCTTTTTATTCATCTTAAATTTTATTCTTTCTGATGCAAAAATCTCTCCTTGCTCCTCGCATTGTTCCATACTTGCCCTCTCAATTTTTTCTAAAGCTGAAGAACCACCTGCACCTGAACTGAGAATTAACCAATAACTTTTAGCATTAATAGCAGAAGTAAAACCTAATAGCAAAGGAAGGACTAATAATTTACGCATAAAAAAATTTAGTCTCTTTCTATTAACTCTATCTTGTATCCATCTGGATCTTCTACAAACGCTAAGACTGTTGTACTGTTCTTCATGGTCTTCGGTTGTGTTGTGATCTTACAGCCGTTGTCTTCTAGCCCTTTACAGATACTATGAATATCTTTAACTCCAATAGCTATATGTCCATACTTATCTCCTAGTTCATAGTCATCAGACTTCTTATCCCAGTTATGGGTTAACTCAATTACTGCATTTTCTTTCTCTGAACCATAGCCAACAAATGCCAAAGTAAATTTTCCATGAGGATAATCCTTTTTTCGCAATAAATGCATTCCCAATCTATTCACATAGAAATCAATGGATTTATCCAAATTCCCTACTCTTAACATTGTATGAAGGATACGCATCTTGAATTATGAACCTAGATTAATTATCTAATATTTAATCACCATCTGCCAAAGTTGTTTCTTCGAGGCTCCGTCTTAAAATAAGTTTAGAAAAATTAGGTTAAAGTATTTATACTAAATTTCACGAATAGATTGGATCAAATATTTCAGAGAATCTCATCAGTATTAATTTATACTTTGCCATTAAAGGCATCAATACCTTTTGGATATTATTTGTTTTATAAATATTCTTTTTTAAAAATACTAATGGATAGTCTCACCTTCCCGATAGCAAAAATTGAAGAATCATTACCTTTTGGTGGCTTTTTGTTGTTTATATTATTGTTTGCAGGAATAGTAAGAAATCCCAAAGTACCCTATTTTGTTAGATATAACTCATGCCAAGCATTACTTATTGATATTGCTTTGATCATAATTACATATCTCTTTAGAATCTTGCCAATAGTTGAACTTGGCTCAATTATTTCTATACTTAGCTCAATTATTTTTATATTTAGTATTTGTATTTTTATTTATTCTATTTCTCAATGTATTTATGGAATTGAACCCGAAATTCCCTTAATTAGTAAATCTGTAAGAATGCAAATTTAAAAATGATTTATAGATTTACTAAATTTTCTCAGCACTCATTCAGAATAGATTCCCATCTTTGCTGACTTGCTTTTATTGCTCTCATTGGTGGTTGAGTACCTTCTATCTCAAAAGCTTTAATTAATGATTTATTAGCTAATAAGCCCAGTGTTGCAGCTTCTCTTTGCCTAGAGCATACTTTTCTTCTTGATCCCTCTTTTAGACCATTCTCAATTTCTTTAAGAATTTGGCTAGCTTCTTTCGACTTAGAATAGAAATCATTCATATATATTTCCAAAGCCGTTTCTCCTCGAATTTGACTTGGTAAAAATATACAAGTTAATAGTATTAGAAATAATGAAAAAAGGTTCTTGATCATGAAGAATTTTTAGAGATAAAGAAAAGGTATTTAGGATATATTACAAAGTAGTTTGATTTATAATTGAATTACATAAAAAATCAATCTATATAATCATGCAAAGGAGAAAATCTAAACTTAGAAAATTTCAACCATTGATGTTTTTTTTAATAGGTTTCATCATGGGTATTGGCGCAATTTGGCCTGGGATGATTTCAGAACCTAGGAGAAAATGTTTCTTTGAAATTATAAAAGACGGAAGTGATGGGAGTGTTTCTCTTGGAACTATTTTTTCTATATCTCCAAATTATCTTTTAAGAATTAGGAATGAAAAAAATAAATATAATAAGGTTCTTTTAATAGGAGATTTTTGTTTTAGAAAAGCTAAATAGTGTTAATAAAAGAAAGCAAATTCTAGACTATCGAGATTTCTTGAATAATTCATTTAAAATTTAACTATAGTATTTTCTATTATGTTTAATAATTATTCAATTACAAACGTAAGAAGATTAGTTGATAAATATTTCTCTCTTCAGTGGTGTAGAGATAACTTTGTAGTTCCACTAAGTATAAAGAAAGAAAGTTCATCTGAAATACAAACAGTTATAATCGCAATAGCTAACTATTCTTATCTAGGGACAATATCTGAACCAATAAAGGAGAGACTAAACCAATCAGGACAAAAATGCTTTTTTGTAGAAAAGACTCAAGATGAGATTCAAGAAATTCTGGATAAAGCCTCTGAGGAAAATTTTATAAGTGATGAAGTTAACGAAAGCATATTTTTTGAGGATGATTATTTATCTGAATCTATTAGAACAACTTCTGATAAAAAAGTAGAAGAGTTTATTTTTGAATTTGATGAAGATATAGTTCTAGATATGGGACGTAAAATTTTAGATCTAGTGCCTGAGATGATGGAAAGTAAAATAAAGAAAGCTGTAGGATTTGTTTTGATCTATTCGAAATACGAAAAAGTTTCTGACATTTATATAGATCCTAAGGAGGATAGCTATAAGATTCGTCTCAGAAAAGAGGGTGTTTCCCAGAAGTTTATTTCAATGCCTAAGGAATCAGGAATAAAATTTTTGGCATGTTTAAAAGAGATGTCAAATATGGATGTTACTGAAAAAGGAAAAAACCAGGATGGAAAGATACTAAGAAAGTTCGATGGGCAGAAACTAGAATTAAGTTGTAATTCCAAGCCTGGCTTAAATGGAGAATCAATGGCTCTAAAATTTTTAAATAGTGATTCTTCAACTTTGAATTTGGACAATCTAATTCATATAGAAACTGTCTTAAACGATTTTGCTAAAAACTCTATTAAAATAGGAAATTTGAATTTATAAAAAGGGAAGACAAAACAATCTTTTTATTACTAGCTCAAACTGAACCTTTTAAGAAAAGAGTTTTAAGTTTTAAGAAACTGTCTTAAATTTTAAAACTATAGTTTTGCTTTTATTAGCAATATGGGGTTTCTGTCGAGCATACTATTTTGCTTTTTATGTTATTCAGCATTATTTTGACCCTAATTATAAATTCTCTGGGTTAATAGATTTTGCCAAATATTCTTTAAGAAAAGGAAGATCAAATTTAAAAAATAGGAGCTAACAAAATTACATTTAAAGACTAGCTAAGACTGAACTTTGTAAAAAATGAATATCAGCTTTACGAAAACATCTTAAAAATAAAAATATATTATAAATCTATTTATTCAAAGTACGGAGGGGGTGGGATTCGAACCCACGGTGCCCTTGCAGACACGCTAGTTTTCAAGCCTGAATATAACTGAATAGCACATGTGGATCTGTTTTCGTGAAAACGATGACCGTTCCTCTTATTACTAGGTTTTGGTTGCACTAATAATTACTAAATGACTGCAACCCCTAGACTAGCGTGCTTTAAATAAACAATTGATTTAAAATTCAATATAAATACAAGTAAAGAATGGCATCAAGATATTATTCTGCAAGTGTAAGGAAATTAGTAGATAAGTATTTCTCTATTCAATGGTGCAGAGATAATTTAGTTGTACCTTTATATGAGGAAACTTCTTTACCAATCAGTAAAGGTGTTATAAAAATTGCTATTGCTAATTATTCATATTTAGGGACGATCGCCTCTCCGATAAAAGAGAGATTAAATCAATCTGGTTATAAATGTGAATTTGTAGAAAAATCACAGGAGGAAATTCAAGAAATTCTTGATTTGGCTTCTGAAGAAAGATTTATAAGTGGTGATTCACTAGAAATCTCTCAAATTGATGAAGATTCCGTTTTGGAAGCCATAGTTGATGTTTCTGAGTCAGAGGATACTTTTGAATTCGAATTTGATGAAGATGAAGATGAAGATGAAGATGAAGATGAAGATGAAGATGAAGATGAAGATGAAGATGAAGATGAAGATGAAGATGAAGATGAAGACAAGGATAAAGAATCCAGAAGTGATACTTATGAAGATTATCTAGAGGAACAAATTATAGATTTAGAGATAGAGATGTCTTTTAGTAAAATTCAAAAGGCGGCAGGAATGATATTAATAAATTCCAGAAAAAATAACGTATCTGATATTCATATAGAGCCAAGAGAAGAAGGTTACAAAATCAGAGTTAGGAAAGATGGCGTAATGCAAAAATTCATGTCTATGTCGAGAAAGCCAGGAATACAGTTGGTTGCATGTTTAAAAAATATGGCAATGATGGATATTGCTGAAAGAAGAGCTAGTCAAGACGGGAAGATCCTAAGAAAACTTGAAGGTAATAGAATGGAAATTCGCTGTTCAACAGTTCCAGGAAAATATGGGGAATCTATGGTTCTAAGAATGTTAAACAGTGATGCATCAGTATTAAATTTAGACACATTAATACATATTGAAAAAGTCAGAAATGATTTTAGAAAGATAATGAATTCAATAAATGGGACTGTAATTGTCTCAGGGCCAACAGGTTCTGGAAAGTCAACTACTCTTGCTGCTGCTTTAAGGGAAAAGGATAATGGTTATTCTAAAATACTTACTGCCGAAGATCCCA
The window above is part of the Prochlorococcus marinus CUG1415 genome. Proteins encoded here:
- the gloA gene encoding lactoylglutathione lyase, translating into MRILHTMLRVGNLDKSIDFYVNRLGMHLLRKKDYPHGKFTLAFVGYGSEKENAVIELTHNWDKKSDDYELGDKYGHIAIGVKDIHSICKGLEDNGCKITTQPKTMKNSTTVLAFVEDPDGYKIELIERD
- a CDS encoding Tic20 family protein, which produces MDQIFQRISSVLIYTLPLKASIPFGYYLFYKYSFLKILMDSLTFPIAKIEESLPFGGFLLFILLFAGIVRNPKVPYFVRYNSCQALLIDIALIIITYLFRILPIVELGSIISILSSIIFIFSICIFIYSISQCIYGIEPEIPLISKSVRMQI
- a CDS encoding ATPase, T2SS/T4P/T4SS family, which produces MFNNYSITNVRRLVDKYFSLQWCRDNFVVPLSIKKESSSEIQTVIIAIANYSYLGTISEPIKERLNQSGQKCFFVEKTQDEIQEILDKASEENFISDEVNESIFFEDDYLSESIRTTSDKKVEEFIFEFDEDIVLDMGRKILDLVPEMMESKIKKAVGFVLIYSKYEKVSDIYIDPKEDSYKIRLRKEGVSQKFISMPKESGIKFLACLKEMSNMDVTEKGKNQDGKILRKFDGQKLELSCNSKPGLNGESMALKFLNSDSSTLNLDNLIHIETVLNDFAKNSIKIGNLNL
- a CDS encoding GspE/PulE family protein, with the protein product MASRYYSASVRKLVDKYFSIQWCRDNLVVPLYEETSLPISKGVIKIAIANYSYLGTIASPIKERLNQSGYKCEFVEKSQEEIQEILDLASEERFISGDSLEISQIDEDSVLEAIVDVSESEDTFEFEFDEDEDEDEDEDEDEDEDEDEDEDEDEDEDEDKDKESRSDTYEDYLEEQIIDLEIEMSFSKIQKAAGMILINSRKNNVSDIHIEPREEGYKIRVRKDGVMQKFMSMSRKPGIQLVACLKNMAMMDIAERRASQDGKILRKLEGNRMEIRCSTVPGKYGESMVLRMLNSDASVLNLDTLIHIEKVRNDFRKIMNSINGTVIVSGPTGSGKSTTLAAALREKDNGYSKILTAEDPIEYDLGGDIQQVQVNRAKGQTFAAILRTFLRHDPDVILIGETRDPETAESSMDAAETGHLVFTTLHANSSTSSLTRLLDMDVPKYKLNASVRGVLAQRLLRKVCTGCGIKRPISENEAIEFNIPDNTPIMYANFLSSEEKSNRKKENSLCPICQGSGYKGRVGVYELLLLERNIQNGISSGLNEKEIEQLAVNENSMLTLTQYGLELVKDHLTTLSEVIRVCKED